The genome window AATTCTTGATTTATCATTATGCTAAGGGCAATAGTCTAAGCAAGTGATGGTAGCCTGGCTCGCTACCATGCACGATCTCCTGCCGGTCATTTAGACCATGGGATGATCTGGATGGTGGGCGACCCATGGCATCTGGTACCTGTCTGTCAGGAACCATCTAATCAAGGGCCAATGAATGAGAGGggtagaaaaaaagaaagaacagaacAAAAATtgacaaaaaagaaaagcaaataCCGAAAGGGTGGGCAGCTTACATCACATAGATCGGAACCTCAAACATGCAATAGACACGACGAAAATATGGGAATGTTCACAGAAATGTACACACAACAAACAAAAGGAATCTATGTACTAGACAGCATCTCCAAACTCAAACATATACAGAGATCGTACTTTTGCACACAAACGAGTGGATACTTGCCAGGACGTCGCCCTTGACAAGTCAAATTTTGGCTTCAGTGGCGCTCTGCTTGAATTGCTCTAGCTTGATTCGAATATCAGGCCCCGAGCACTCAAATTTATCCCAGGCACGCCGGTTCCATTCAGAAACCCAGGGGTAGTCCACAACAACTTTCTGTAAGTTAGGACATGAGTCGAGGATGTGCTGGACTACATTTACCCAGCTTCCGTGCGCCAGGCCAATGGATTGAAGGTCCAGTATCCTCAGGGTACTATTGAAGCGTGTCAGCCACATGATCAAATCTTCCGGCTCAACTGTGAGATAAGAGAGCCTCAGCTTCTCGAGTCGGTTAGTTCGTATGTTTGCGGAGCTGGCTAAATTGAATATTGTTGAACGACGTGCAGGGGTGTCAGCTAGACTGTGGAGGGAAAGGCTTCGAAGTTCTGGGGCGTGCTGAAGGATGTGGGAGAGAGCAGTACCTCTCGAAAAATCCAATGAGGGCGACTCGGTAATCTTGAGCGACTTCAGGCGCCTCCACACCCTTGCAAGATTTGGGTGCATCATTGACTTCTCGTTCGCCCGCGACTTAACAACCCTGCTGTCCAGTATGAGTTTCTCGACTGGGACGGTGTTTTCGGCAAGGACTGCATAAAGAGCGTCCTCGATGTACATGATCTTGTTCTCCAAAGTCGACCCTGCCCTGGCGAGTGTGAAATGAAACTCTTTGCAATTGACTAACCGATTCAAGTCCTGCCTCAATGCTTTCATCTCTGGAAGCTCATGCAGGGCCTTGCGGTCGTAAGATAGGCGCCCCCAACTTACCTTCCGTGCAGTACTGTACCCGATATAGGGCACGGTTACATGCAACGACCTGGGAAGGTGATTGATTGTGGGGTCAATCGCCAGAGTGTGGATGTTTTCGATCTCTATGGGCGTGAGCCCGGTGTGTTTCCTGGCATGTAAGGAAGCAAGAATGGACGGGTAGGCCAGTTTGCTCACCCTTTGGGAGACGAGATAGAGGCTATAGAGCCCATCTCGGTCAAGGTAGCTGGCGATCATGTCGAATAGCTCTGCAGGCAGAGTATCGAGGTTCTGAGATGCCTTTCGGGGTTCTTCGAGCACTGCCTGCTCCGCTGTTTCCTGCGCAGGAGATGACGGCTCGGTCGATGGCTGCTCTGGTAGTGACTGGGATAGAAGTGACCTCACACTGAAGTCTGTGGAAGACCAAGATCGGGCTGAAGTCGCGCTATCTTGTACACACAATGCCCACTTCCCCCAACTTGAAGAAACGCAGTTGCCCATGGCGAATGATTGGTGCCGAATTATAGCACGGAAAGGGTTCTATGCCGGAGCTATGATGCCAGCTCGTTATAAACTATGATTTCAACATATTCTGCCATGGACAGCATGAGATGCCTATATACTAATCCAATCAGACGGCAAGCCATGGTGACACAAGGATCCCATGGCTTCCCAGACTGGCTTATTACAGCTATGGGttttggatgatgacgaacAAGGCAATGGGTAGGCCATGAAAAAAGCCGCCATATCGTGCCTATGTCTCATACAATGGCGGGCATTTCCTCGGTCGAGGTATTACTATTCAATGAACTGCCTTTGTTTGTTGGCATGGCTTCAGACGGTCGACAATTTGAAGCTGTCCATTGTTCAAGCTGTGTTTTGTTCTGATCAAGAAAAGATGATTAAGCGGCATCCTTCTTTCATTCTGGTGTTGGTGGCCGGCCCGATTGGCTGAACCGTTTATATAACACAACAGTAGAGGAAGTTTCCCGTCGATGGATCCACGCACCGATCTCCAAGAAACAGTGGTTCTGAAGGTGGAGTTCTGGCTAGTAACAATCAACCAGTCAGACTGCAATCTGCTGAGAACCAACGATGACCAGGCCACAACAATTGAGAAAAAGACCCGGAGCCACCATAACCCCTCACAGTTCACAACTGGCTCTGACTAGTTCTGTTCCAAATGGCCCACCATCGTGAACCTTCTACATTGGGTATGCCATGTGGTTGGGTTTATCCGCTGTCAGGTACCCTGGACGCTCTGTGGAGAGACTACACCCTCACAGCAGTTACAACCGACGGAGTCCGCAGGTTCTGTCTGAAGCCCGGCCAGACCTTCCAACCAGTCCACATTCCAGACCAGATCGTGAATTATCCCCCACCGGTTAGGACGCAACGCTTTGGGTTGGAAAACAGGTCTGGGTTGGCACAAGGCTGCTACTACTTGTCTGACATCAGTCCCTGGGTCGTGTAACCAGGAATCGCCCGGGGCCTAGTGGAACTGTCGATACTCGTAATCGGCCCAGTGGTGCTTCTGGGATGATCCGATAACACACGCGGGTTTTTATCGGAGCCTGCAGGTTCTCCAACTGAGGCACTCGGTTTCGCTGTGCTGTTAAACGTCTATTGGTGGATGGGCAGCATTGACTGTCTGATAATGGAGTCGTCGGCATTCTCCCCTCAACGCTCTTTGCATTCTGGAATCATTTGGGACGTCTTTTGTGATCCGTTCGAGTTCTTTCACGACCTTGTTGCAGAGGCGTCTGGCAATTGGGTGAAGTAATCACTTACTCTAAGCGTACTAGTTGGCGCGCATATTTTCTAGGTCACACGTCAGgcatcttctacttcttcagTGACGCACCGATATCGCCATTGTCCGATCTCAAGCACGGCTCTTTCCTTTGGTCTTGCGGCAGGATCGTCATCTTAGCTTTGCATGCCCTCGCACTTGTTTGGCGGTCTGAGTACGAAAACTTTCTTGCCGCTTAACGACAgtgggtatgtatgtgtgcTGATAATGTGTGCCGGCTAGTCTGGTATCCCTGTATGGATACTTCTTGCATATCTCCGCAAGGGTACAATAGGATTTCTTTGCTGATTAGGCAAAATTTCGCGGTTACCGTACGCTTGGAGAAATGGTTCTCGGATCCTGGGGTTTGTTCTATCGACGTATCCAACCACCACTGGATTGGCTAGACAGGCAAGTCTAGCGGTGTCTTTGTGTGACATTCTATGTTACGCTCTCATATTGTGTGGCACAGTCTCGGTGCCACTATGTCATGCCTTCTGTGCACGGGTCGGGCATGAGCCGCTCGGCACAAAGCAGCATGGTCTGTATGAATGGCACTTGGCTTGGTATCCAAGCCTCTCATATATACTCCATGGTCAAAGCTACTGGATCTGAGGTCTACAGCTTGAAAGCCTTGGCATGCCACCAGCCATGGAGAATTCACGGTACTACCATTAAGAGCGCTTCCGTAGCTGGCGTGTTTGGTATTGGGGTACCGTGtcactagtactagtactgttTACTGGAAATCACCGGTAGCCGAAGGTTGGTGGCATGACTTGTGCATGATCCTAcggaaatatatatccacACATCCAATGACTCCTCCGACGGAGGAGTTTACTGCGTTACAACcacgaaaagaaaagaaaaaaaaaaaaaaaaaaaaaaaagccaatGACAGCATgtgtatttatattattagcaTACAAATCTCACATAGTACAAAAGCCTGAGCTCAACCGCTGCCATACTGCCACCAGACCTAGACAGTGAAGAGCAAGAGAGCGTGAACGAGAACTGAGGCGAAGAATGCGGGGCAACCAAAGCTAGCATGGCTTTATTAGTCAccaaatataattaactagGTTAAGTGCGCTATGGCAGTTCCATATTAAAATGAACTAACAGTAATCACTTGTTATCAACCATTTATGCTTTCCTCAACACTATCTTCAAGAAGAATCAACGAGCGAGCATACTCTATACGGATCCTAAGTTAGCTCGATATGAATTAGCCTACGCAAAGTTCTTTTTAACAAATGGGCCTATGGCGCAATTGGTAGCGCGTAGTAAGTTTCACTGAATCAAACAATGGTTCCAACATCCACTAACCACTTCAACAGCGACTCCAGATCGTAAGGTTGTCCGATCGAGCCGGGCTGGGCTCATTCCcatatttttttttgctttttcttctctttgtaCCCTAGTAACCTGCAAGTTATCGTAGTTGCCTTGTCCACTGAGATAATGCTGTATGGTGCTACAATGGTCAGTTCATGGCTATTGCAGAATTGCATCATTCATTATCCATGAAGTCCGTAGAATCACACAGGCGTCATTTTGCTGAGCTTGACTCTCCGTCTCTGTCTCAAAGAAACAATTTGTAGGCTGGACATAGCAAGTACTACGAGCAAGTCCCTCGCAATTAGACATGCAGATAGCATCCTAATGTAGAAAGATGCAGTCGCAGTAGCTATGCTGATGCATGCATGCCTCAGGCCGCAACAGGTCTATCTCCGCCTCCGCGCCCAAGGCCGACCGACCGATCAGCTTCTCCAATTCCCCCCTCTGTCAAACATACCTACTCCCCCAACAAGAGGCTTCTCGCCGCTGAAGCTTGGCCGCCATGTCGGATGAGTCGAAATCAAAAGGCTTCCCGGACATCTCGGCCAAACTGTCCGCAATCCCCAAGAAGTCGCTCTTCGAACGCCAGAAAGCTGAAGCGGAAGCCAAACGAGCCCGCGAGCAAGCCGAGACCGCCGCCGTATACGAGGACTTCGTCAAGTCATTCGAAGATGACTCTCCAGCACACGACCGACATTCCTCCGATGGACGATTGAGCCGATTCCCCCCCAAGAATCCAGGCTTTGGAGGCCCCGGAAAACGCCATTTCACGAGCTCGGGGCCGCGCTTGAGCGGTCCTGGTACTCTGggaccaccacctccgagaAAGCGCCCACACGAAGGGTTTCAGCCAATGCACCGTAATCGGGATACAGCGTCGGGGGTATTTGGGTTTGATAATACTGCACCGGCTGCTGCGTCGGCTTTCCGTGcttcggatgatgaggatgaagcagCTGCTGATGCGAAAGAGGCCGAACGGGCTGCTGCGAAACCTACGTTATATCTTGCGTCTCTACCGCCGGGAACTTCGCCTTCGGTGCTTAAGTCTTTGATACCCTCTGTGTTGACTGTCGATAATGTTAAGATCCTGCGACCCCCAGGTCAGCCTATAAACGACCGGAAGTCGGTGGCCGCCATTGTGACTCTCGCAAATGAGTCTGCGGCCTCGGATATCGATAGCACTGTTAGCGCTCTACAGAACAGATACCTAGGATGGGGATACTATTTGACAATCTCGAGACACCTTTCCTCTGCCGCTATTGGCTCGACGATGCCGGTCACTGTCGGCCTGTCGTCCGCAAgctctcttccttttggcGCCAAGTCGATTACGCCCGATATCCCTGGACGACTCAATCGTGCTCCACCCCCGGGGTTGCATCGTGGAGGATTCGCGCCACCGTCGTCGTACGGATCGGCTTATGGGAGACCTGGTCCTTCCACCCAGGTTGAGGTGAAGGCACCGTCAGACTTGAAACAGCTGAAGTTGATACACAAGACACTGGAGAACTTATTGAGCTATGGACCGGAGTTCGAGGCGCTGCTCATGAGCAGACCCGAGGTTCAACGAGACGAGAAATGGGCATGGATTTGGAATGCTAGAAGTGCTGGTGGGGTGTACTATAGGTGGAAACTGTGGGAGATTCTCACCAATACCCGCCCTCCTGCAAATCGACGGGGTAGGCCGCAACCACCATGCACTATATTCGAGGGTGGTGCCAATTGGGCCCCGCCGGAGGCACATATCAAGTTCGAGTATACAACACGCATGGACGAGTTTGTAACGGACGATGACTACGACTCCTCTGACGAAGAGATGTCGGATTATGAGGACGAAAGGCGGAACCTTGGCGGTGCACCGCCAGCAGAGGGTCCTGGCGCCGCAAATGAGGGACTGGGCTATATGAATCCTTTACAGAAGGCCAAGCTAACCCATCTGCTTGCTCGACTTCCGACTACACATGCCAAATTACGAAAGGGAGATGTTGCTCGAGTTACTGCTTTCGCCATTGAGCACGCGGGCGCAGGGGCCGACGAAGTCGTGGAAATGATTGTATCGAACATCATGAACCCGTTTGCCTACACTGGGGCAAATCCCGATCGTGAGGCAGAAACAGGAATTGCCCGTCGTGAACAAGCAGACTTAGCCAAGGATAATCCCGCCGACGAAGGGCGGCCACCGACGAAGGAGAATCTGGATACATCAGCTGCAAAGTTAGTTGGTCTCTACTTAGTATCCGACATCCTCTCATCTTCCGCCACGAGCGGCGTGCGACATGCTTGGCGGTATCGGCAGCTGTTTGAGTCTGCTCTGAAGACACACCAGGTGTTCGAGCACTTGGGAAGACTCGAGAAGGACTTCAGATGGGGTCGGCTGAGGGCCGAAAAGTGGAAGCGCAGCGTTGGcactcttcttcatctgtgGGAAGGCTGGTGTGTTTTTCCACAGTCAAGCCAAGAAcacttcttccagatcttTGAGAAGCCGCCGCTCACGGAAGAGGAGCTacgagaagagagggagaaggccgaggccgaACGCGCTGCGAGTGCATTCTCCAAGAACAAGAGCCGCTGGAAGACAGTCGATGAAGATGCTACCTCCGGGAAGTTTGATCCTGGGCGAGCGTCTGAAACACATCCTCACCGGATGGATGTTGATAAGCCGACGGCTGCACCAGCAGCGGTTGAGAGTTTTGATGGGGAATCTATGAGTGATATTGATGGAGAACCTATGGAGGACAGCGACCTGGAAGGGCCGGATGGAGAgccaatggaagaagactCTGCTGCAGAGGAAGATCCCAGGGAGTCGGAAGAGCAACCACAAAAACCAGCCGAGCCACCAGCCCAACCGGAGTACCAGCCGCCAGCCCGAAAGCCGCGGCCTAAAGCCGAAGATATGTTTGCCGATTCAGACGATGAGTGATATAGGGCTGCTCGGGTATGGATGGTGAAGACGGAATGATATGTCTATATTACTAGGTTATAATGTCGGGTTACGATACCTGTTCTCGTAGTATTACATCACAATGGGCGCTGTCTACCATGCATTAGGAATTTGTTGCAGATGTAGAAACTATCAGTCAACAAGATGTATGAAAGTGAAGCTGTAAAAAGTGAGCGGAGTGTCATGCTTGCTGCCTTAAGGGCGCTAAGGCACCGACCCTGGCGGCGCCCCACAATTCCCCTCGCGACGGAAATACttttgatgttgatgtcaaCCTCGactctttccttcctgtcTAtcccactgccactgcctcATCTCCTtgcatcttcttttttagatCTCACAAATACCACATCCATCAAAATGGCCGGTAAGTCCACTCTCGCGCCGTCGCTCTCCTCGATGCGACGCCCCGTCCATCTCATCTGATGTTTTGCTGCCCCTCTCTGAGGCTCTTGGGCTCCCCTCCACGAcgaaacccaccaccaccttcacaTACAATCCTGAGAATGAAAGCTTACGCAATGCCTTCAACATCTAGACTTCCAGAACATCGCACGTACGTGTCATTACCTCCGATCTGGCCCCCATAACCCATCAATCAGGGGATGACTGCATGCATCGTCGCATCAGACAGTCCCCCTCCTATTCCCATATGCGTCGCAGACGCCCGAGTCTACCCAAATAGACTGCCTCCATAACATGGCCTAACATATGTCGCTATGAACAGAGCAATTTGTGCAATTCTACTACCAGACCTTTGACTCGGACCGTCAGCAGCTGGCCGGTCTCTACGTACGCTAAATACCCCGCAATCCCTATAAAGTATGCTCTTATTCGGCTAACGTATTCATCTCCTGATTGATAGCGCGATAACTCTATGCTCACCTTCGAGACCTCTTCTCAGATGAGCGTCGCCCCCATCATGGAGAAGCTGACCGTTAGTTTTCTCACTAGCCTTTGCTGAGAACCCATTACCAGCTTGACTGACACATGCGATGCGATACATTACAGAGCCTTCCCTTCCAGAAGGTCCAGCACCAGATCTCCACTCTCGATGCTCAGCCCTCTGTTAACGGCAGCATCATCGTCATGGTTACCGGTGCTCTCATCGTATGTGCACCCTGCCTTCGTTAGCGGAAGAATaccttccctcttctcccgcGCCCGCACCCCCCCTAAATCAACCGAGGTTGGCTTGCTGTTCATTTAACTGACTTAATTCCGCCTTTTTTGATAGGTCGATGATGAGCCCCGTCCCATGAACTACACCCAGACTTTCACTCTCAACCCCGAGGGTGGCAGCTACTACGTCTTCAACGACATCTTCCGTCTCATCATGGGTTAAATTTGAATCATGAGGAATCAGCGGGGTTTTTGGTGTGACGTGTGTGATGGGTGATTAGGGGGGGCCCATTCAGTAGACAGCTTTCCATGAGATGAAGTTAATGAATTAGTTCCAAGAGGATCGAAACATGCTTTTGGTTGCTGTGTTTCAATATATTCCCCTGTCCTTTCATTGTGAGAGTTTATATCATTCTCTTCCGTgtttactaatatatatactatactgtCCGCCCCTTTCTCTCTATCATGTTTGT of Aspergillus luchuensis IFO 4308 DNA, chromosome 7, nearly complete sequence contains these proteins:
- a CDS encoding uncharacterized protein (InterPro:IPR001810,IPR036047,IPR032675;~go_function: GO:0005515 - protein binding [Evidence IEA]) yields the protein MGNCVSSSWGKWALCVQDSATSARSWSSTDFSVRSLLSQSLPEQPSTEPSSPAQETAEQAVLEEPRKASQNLDTLPAELFDMIASYLDRDGLYSLYLVSQRVSKLAYPSILASLHARKHTGLTPIEIENIHTLAIDPTINHLPRSLHVTVPYIGYSTARKVSWGRLSYDRKALHELPEMKALRQDLNRLVNCKEFHFTLARAGSTLENKIMYIEDALYAVLAENTVPVEKLILDSRVVKSRANEKSMMHPNLARVWRRLKSLKITESPSLDFSRGTALSHILQHAPELRSLSLHSLADTPARRSTIFNLASSANIRTNRLEKLRLSYLTVEPEDLIMWLTRFNSTLRILDLQSIGLAHGSWVNVVQHILDSCPNLQKVVVDYPWVSEWNRRAWDKFECSGPDIRIKLEQFKQSATEAKI
- a CDS encoding uncharacterized protein (COG:A;~EggNog:ENOG410PHKU;~InterPro:IPR006569,IPR035967,IPR000061;~PFAM:PF01805;~go_function: GO:0003723 - RNA binding [Evidence IEA];~go_process: GO:0006396 - RNA processing [Evidence IEA]), whose product is MSDESKSKGFPDISAKLSAIPKKSLFERQKAEAEAKRAREQAETAAVYEDFVKSFEDDSPAHDRHSSDGRLSRFPPKNPGFGGPGKRHFTSSGPRLSGPGTLGPPPPRKRPHEGFQPMHRNRDTASGVFGFDNTAPAAASAFRASDDEDEAAADAKEAERAAAKPTLYLASLPPGTSPSVLKSLIPSVLTVDNVKILRPPGQPINDRKSVAAIVTLANESAASDIDSTVSALQNRYLGWGYYLTISRHLSSAAIGSTMPVTVGLSSASSLPFGAKSITPDIPGRLNRAPPPGLHRGGFAPPSSYGSAYGRPGPSTQVEVKAPSDLKQLKLIHKTLENLLSYGPEFEALLMSRPEVQRDEKWAWIWNARSAGGVYYRWKLWEILTNTRPPANRRGRPQPPCTIFEGGANWAPPEAHIKFEYTTRMDEFVTDDDYDSSDEEMSDYEDERRNLGGAPPAEGPGAANEGLGYMNPLQKAKLTHLLARLPTTHAKLRKGDVARVTAFAIEHAGAGADEVVEMIVSNIMNPFAYTGANPDREAETGIARREQADLAKDNPADEGRPPTKENLDTSAAKLVGLYLVSDILSSSATSGVRHAWRYRQLFESALKTHQVFEHLGRLEKDFRWGRLRAEKWKRSVGTLLHLWEGWCVFPQSSQEHFFQIFEKPPLTEEELREEREKAEAERAASAFSKNKSRWKTVDEDATSGKFDPGRASETHPHRMDVDKPTAAPAAVESFDGESMSDIDGEPMEDSDLEGPDGEPMEEDSAAEEDPRESEEQPQKPAEPPAQPEYQPPARKPRPKAEDMFADSDDE
- the NTF2 gene encoding nuclear transport factor 2 family protein (BUSCO:EOG09265BCT;~COG:U;~EggNog:ENOG410PP3P;~InterPro:IPR018222,IPR032710,IPR002075;~PFAM:PF02136), whose protein sequence is MADFQNIAQQFVQFYYQTFDSDRQQLAGLYRDNSMLTFETSSQMSVAPIMEKLTSLPFQKVQHQISTLDAQPSVNGSIIVMVTGALIVDDEPRPMNYTQTFTLNPEGGSYYVFNDIFRLIMG